In the genome of Cetobacterium ceti, one region contains:
- the eutS gene encoding ethanolamine utilization microcompartment protein EutS, whose protein sequence is MRMEKTRVIQEYVPGKQVTLAHLIASPNKDIYKKMGLMSENINAIGILTITPGEAAIIAGDIATKSGEVEIGFLDRFSGTLVINGDISSVESSLENVLIFLRETLQFSVSKLTRS, encoded by the coding sequence ATGCGGATGGAAAAAACACGGGTTATACAGGAATATGTTCCTGGAAAACAGGTTACTTTAGCACATTTAATTGCAAGTCCAAACAAAGATATTTATAAAAAAATGGGGCTTATGAGTGAAAATATAAATGCTATTGGGATTTTGACAATTACTCCAGGAGAGGCTGCCATAATTGCAGGAGATATTGCCACAAAAAGCGGAGAAGTTGAAATTGGATTTTTAGATAGATTCAGTGGAACTTTAGTAATAAATGGAGATATTTCTAGTGTGGAAAGTTCTTTGGAAAATGTTTTAATTTTTTTAAGAGAGACCCTTCAATTTTCAGTTTCTAAATTAACTAGGTCGTGA
- a CDS encoding NUDIX hydrolase — translation MDFSEKIIGKDKYFNSAVLVLLIKDKDKYSILFQKRNKNIRQGGEISFPGGKVEKNDKSSLDTALRETYEEVGLEEKHMDIKGKIGTLIIPTGVLVEAYLAIIEVKHLDKLKLNYSEVEECFTVPLDYFLNTKPREERLKVETHPYYEENGKIYQFPARELNLPERYYKSWSGMPRKVYIYLYENRVIWGLTAEIIMELIKILKEEKITWC, via the coding sequence ATGGATTTTTCAGAAAAAATAATAGGGAAAGATAAATATTTTAATTCTGCGGTTCTTGTTTTACTTATAAAGGATAAAGATAAATATTCTATCTTATTTCAAAAAAGAAATAAAAATATACGACAGGGTGGAGAAATTTCATTTCCTGGAGGTAAAGTTGAAAAAAATGATAAATCTAGTTTAGATACTGCTCTTCGAGAAACTTATGAAGAGGTTGGTCTTGAAGAAAAACATATGGATATAAAGGGAAAAATAGGAACTTTAATTATTCCAACGGGAGTATTAGTAGAAGCCTATTTAGCTATTATTGAAGTTAAACATTTGGACAAGTTGAAACTGAATTATTCAGAAGTTGAAGAGTGTTTTACAGTCCCATTGGATTATTTTTTAAATACAAAACCTAGAGAGGAAAGATTAAAAGTTGAAACACATCCATATTATGAAGAAAATGGAAAAATTTATCAATTTCCAGCTAGAGAGTTAAATCTCCCAGAAAGATACTATAAGTCTTGGAGTGGAATGCCAAGAAAAGTATATATTTATCTCTATGAAAATAGAGTTATTTGGGGATTAACAGCTGAAATTATTATGGAATTAATTAAAATTTTAAAAGAAGAAAAAATAACTTGGTGCTAG
- the cas6 gene encoding CRISPR-associated endoribonuclease Cas6 has translation MRFELTFTLKELTLPLDFRKGLIYFFKSSLDNYDNGSLTFSTFVTPESFLSDKILLKNNRLKVLYSVESQLLGFNIFKSLLKKLNKSFPFFNNKIKLVKIKKLREKRIKENVVKFKTLSPIIVTKETNEGKNWYYLLNEEGIEILKNYLITSLKDRFSEKDLRELEIKPIEIKKSITIFYGKKLLGSLGVVEFKGNKDILTYLYKSGISTSRRSAGFGMVDIIK, from the coding sequence ATGCGATTTGAATTAACATTTACTCTAAAGGAGTTAACACTACCTTTAGATTTTCGTAAGGGACTTATTTATTTTTTTAAATCATCTTTAGACAACTATGATAATGGAAGTTTAACTTTTTCAACCTTTGTTACACCTGAATCTTTTTTAAGTGATAAAATACTTTTAAAAAATAATAGGTTAAAGGTTTTATACTCTGTAGAAAGTCAACTTTTAGGGTTTAATATTTTCAAAAGTCTTTTAAAAAAATTAAATAAATCCTTTCCATTTTTTAATAATAAAATTAAATTGGTAAAAATTAAAAAATTAAGAGAAAAGAGAATTAAAGAAAATGTAGTGAAATTTAAAACTCTTTCTCCAATAATTGTTACTAAGGAAACAAATGAGGGAAAAAATTGGTATTATCTTCTAAATGAAGAGGGGATTGAAATTTTAAAAAATTATTTAATAACTTCTTTAAAAGATAGATTTTCAGAAAAAGATTTAAGAGAATTAGAAATTAAACCCATAGAGATAAAAAAATCCATTACTATTTTTTATGGGAAGAAACTTTTAGGATCTTTAGGAGTTGTGGAATTTAAAGGAAATAAAGATATTTTAACATATTTGTATAAAAGTGGAATTTCTACTAGCAGAAGATCAGCAGGTTTTGGAATGGTTGATATTATAAAGTAA